The genomic stretch CGAACTCGCCCGCCGCGATCGGCACCCCGCCCGCGGTGGTACCCCGGGTCGCGGTGCGGAACAAGCCCTGCGCCGGCGGCTCCAGACGCAGCACTTCCTCAACGAACGCGGGCACCTGCGCGGTGTCGGACCGCAGCCGCTCCTGCAGCGTCGGGTCCATCGCCAGGGCTGCCGCACACGAGGAGATCAGACTCTGCGTGGTCTCATTCCCGCCGATCAGGAACAGCGTCAACGTCTGCAATTGCTCCTCGTGACAGAGCACCTCACCGGCCGCCGCCACATCCGAGATCAGGTCCTCGCGCGGGGTGGACACCCGGTCGGCGATGGCCGCGGTGAAGTAGTCGTAGCACTCGTCCAGCCCGGTGAGCAGCGCCACGATCTCCTCGCGCGGCAACGTTGGCTTCCCGTTGGCCCGCACGAAGCAGTCACTCCACCGTTTCAACGTCGGCTGATCCACGTCGTCGATGCCCAAGGCCCGGGCAATCACCGTCATCGGCAGCGGTACTGCGTAATCTCGCACCAGATCCGCACGCCTGTTCGGCACGAACGCATCGGCCAACGTTTCGGCCACGTCGGTGATCGGCGCCTCCAACGCGTTCACCCGACGCGGCGCGAAGGCCTTGTTCATCAGCGTGCGCTGTTGGCCGTGCCGCGGTGGATCGCAGTTGACCAGCGAGGCACCCTTCTGCGCGATCCCCACCCGGCGCACCGCGGCCGCCCGGACCGCCTCGGGGTAGGACTCGTCCGCCGCCACTGCCCGGGCCAACGCGGTCGCCGCACCCGGCCCGGACTGCCGCGTCGAGGAAAAGTCCTCCGGACGCAACAAAACATCGAGCACGTCGGCATGCCGGGTCACCGCGTAGGCGGACAGCGCCGAGACCCAGTGCACCGGATGCTCCTCGCGCAGATGCGCGTAGATCGGGTACGGGCAGCGCACCAGGTCCGGATCCGCGTTGGCGAACAAGCCCTCGTGC from Sporichthyaceae bacterium encodes the following:
- a CDS encoding cytochrome P450, producing MTDCPHEGLFANADPDLVRCPYPIYAHLREEHPVHWVSALSAYAVTRHADVLDVLLRPEDFSSTRQSGPGAATALARAVAADESYPEAVRAAAVRRVGIAQKGASLVNCDPPRHGQQRTLMNKAFAPRRVNALEAPITDVAETLADAFVPNRRADLVRDYAVPLPMTVIARALGIDDVDQPTLKRWSDCFVRANGKPTLPREEIVALLTGLDECYDYFTAAIADRVSTPREDLISDVAAAGEVLCHEEQLQTLTLFLIGGNETTQSLISSCAAALAMDPTLQERLRSDTAQVPAFVEEVLRLEPPAQGLFRTATRGTTAGGVPIAAGEFVWLLYAAANRDPDQWPAADEVRLDRAAEGRRHLSFAQGPHFCLGAPLARAEARIAIEVLLRRTSALALAPGEDCGSWMPNLVQHNLTRLQVVLEPA